The Pan troglodytes isolate AG18354 chromosome 7, NHGRI_mPanTro3-v2.0_pri, whole genome shotgun sequence genome has a window encoding:
- the GOT1L1 gene encoding putative aspartate aminotransferase, cytoplasmic 2 isoform X2, producing MPTLSVFMDVPLAHKLEGSLLKTYKQDDYPNKIFLAYRVCMTNEGHPWVSLVVQKTRLQISQDPSLNYEYLPTMGLKSFIQASLALLFGKHSQAIVENRVGGVHTVGDSGAFQLGIQFLRAWHKDARIVYIISSQKELHGLIFQDMGFTVYEYSVWDPKKLCMDPDILLNVVEIPHGCVLVMGNIIDCKLTPSGWAKLMSMIKSKQIFPFFDIPCQGLYTSDLEEDTRILQYFVSQGFEFFCSQSLSKNFGIYDEGVGILAVVAVNNQQLLCVLSQLEGLAQALWLNPPNMGARIITSILCNPALLGEWKQNLKEVVENIMLTKEKVKEKLRLLGTPGSWGHITEQSGTHGYLGLNSQQVEYLVRKKHIYIPKNGQINFSCINANNINYITESINEAVLLTESSEMCLPKEKKP from the exons TCTGCATGACAAATGAAGGCCATCCCTGGGTTTCTCTCGTGGTGCAGAAGACTCGACTACAGATTTCACAGGATCCCTCCCTGAATTATGAGTACTTGCCCACCATGGGCCTGAAATCATTCATCCAGGCCTCTCTAGCACTCCTCTTTGGAAAGCACAGCCAAGCCATTGTGGAGAACAGG GTAGGGGGTGTACACACTGTTGGTGACAGTGGTGCCTTCCAGCTTGGCATCCAGTTTCTCAGAGCTTGGCATAAGGATGCTCGTATAGTTTACATCATCTCTTCTCAAAAAG AACTGCATGGACTCATCTTCCAGGACATGGGCTTTACAGTTTATGAATACTCTGTCTGGGACCCCAAGAAGCTATGCATGGACCCCGACATACTCCTCAATGTGGTGGAG ATCCCACATGGCTGTGTCCTTGTGATGGGGAACATTATCGACTGCAAGTTGACACCAAGTGGGTGGGCAAAGTTGATGTCCATGATAAAG AGCAAgcagatattcccattttttgATATTCCCTGTCAAGGTTTATACACCAGTGACTTGGAAGAAGATACTAGAATCTTACAATACTTTGTGTCTCAAGGCTTTGAGTTCTTCTGCAGCCAGTCTCTGTCCAAGAATTTTGGCATTTATG ATGAAGGAGTGGGGATCCTAGCGGTGGTGGCAGTCAACAACCAGCAGCTGCTGTGTGTCCTCTCCCAGCTGGAAGGATTAGCCCAGGCCCTGTGGCTAAACCCCCCCAACATGGGTGCACGCATCATCACCTCCATCCTCTGCAACCCTGCTCTGCTGGGAGAATG GAAGCAGAATCTAAAAGAAGTTGTAGAGAACATCATGCTAACCAAggaaaaagtgaaggagaaactcCGGCTCCTGGGAACCCCTGGGTCCTGGGGTCACATCACCGAGCAGAGTGGGACCCACGGCTATCTTGGACTCAACT CCCAGCAGGTGGAATACCTGGTCAGGAAGAAGCACATCTATATCCCCAAGAACGGTCAGATTAACTTCAGCTGCATCAATGCCAACAACATAAATTACATCACTGAGAGCATCAATGAGGCTGTCCTCCTCACAGAGAGCTCAGAGATGTgtcttccaaaggaaaaaaaaccctga
- the GOT1L1 gene encoding putative aspartate aminotransferase, cytoplasmic 2 isoform X1, whose translation MPTLSVFMDVPLAHKLEGSLLKTYKQDDYPNKIFLAYRVCMTNEGHPWVSLVVQKTRLQISQDPSLNYEYLPTMGLKSFIQASLALLFGKHSQAIVENRVGGVHTVGDSGAFQLGIQFLRAWHKDARIVYIISSQKELHGLIFQDMGFTVYEYSVWDPKKLCMDPDILLNVVEQIPHGCVLVMGNIIDCKLTPSGWAKLMSMIKSKQIFPFFDIPCQGLYTSDLEEDTRILQYFVSQGFEFFCSQSLSKNFGIYDEGVGILAVVAVNNQQLLCVLSQLEGLAQALWLNPPNMGARIITSILCNPALLGEWKQNLKEVVENIMLTKEKVKEKLRLLGTPGSWGHITEQSGTHGYLGLNSQQVEYLVRKKHIYIPKNGQINFSCINANNINYITESINEAVLLTESSEMCLPKEKKP comes from the exons TCTGCATGACAAATGAAGGCCATCCCTGGGTTTCTCTCGTGGTGCAGAAGACTCGACTACAGATTTCACAGGATCCCTCCCTGAATTATGAGTACTTGCCCACCATGGGCCTGAAATCATTCATCCAGGCCTCTCTAGCACTCCTCTTTGGAAAGCACAGCCAAGCCATTGTGGAGAACAGG GTAGGGGGTGTACACACTGTTGGTGACAGTGGTGCCTTCCAGCTTGGCATCCAGTTTCTCAGAGCTTGGCATAAGGATGCTCGTATAGTTTACATCATCTCTTCTCAAAAAG AACTGCATGGACTCATCTTCCAGGACATGGGCTTTACAGTTTATGAATACTCTGTCTGGGACCCCAAGAAGCTATGCATGGACCCCGACATACTCCTCAATGTGGTGGAG CAGATCCCACATGGCTGTGTCCTTGTGATGGGGAACATTATCGACTGCAAGTTGACACCAAGTGGGTGGGCAAAGTTGATGTCCATGATAAAG AGCAAgcagatattcccattttttgATATTCCCTGTCAAGGTTTATACACCAGTGACTTGGAAGAAGATACTAGAATCTTACAATACTTTGTGTCTCAAGGCTTTGAGTTCTTCTGCAGCCAGTCTCTGTCCAAGAATTTTGGCATTTATG ATGAAGGAGTGGGGATCCTAGCGGTGGTGGCAGTCAACAACCAGCAGCTGCTGTGTGTCCTCTCCCAGCTGGAAGGATTAGCCCAGGCCCTGTGGCTAAACCCCCCCAACATGGGTGCACGCATCATCACCTCCATCCTCTGCAACCCTGCTCTGCTGGGAGAATG GAAGCAGAATCTAAAAGAAGTTGTAGAGAACATCATGCTAACCAAggaaaaagtgaaggagaaactcCGGCTCCTGGGAACCCCTGGGTCCTGGGGTCACATCACCGAGCAGAGTGGGACCCACGGCTATCTTGGACTCAACT CCCAGCAGGTGGAATACCTGGTCAGGAAGAAGCACATCTATATCCCCAAGAACGGTCAGATTAACTTCAGCTGCATCAATGCCAACAACATAAATTACATCACTGAGAGCATCAATGAGGCTGTCCTCCTCACAGAGAGCTCAGAGATGTgtcttccaaaggaaaaaaaaccctga
- the GOT1L1 gene encoding putative aspartate aminotransferase, cytoplasmic 2 isoform X3, whose translation MPTLSVFMDVPLAHKLEGSLLKTYKQDDYPNKIFLAYRVCMTNEGHPWVSLVVQKTRLQISQDPSLNYEYLPTMGLKSFIQASLALLFGKHSQAIVENRVGGVHTVGDSGAFQLGIQFLRAWHKDARIVYIISSQKELHGLIFQDMGFTVYEYSVWDPKKLCMDPDILLNVVESKQIFPFFDIPCQGLYTSDLEEDTRILQYFVSQGFEFFCSQSLSKNFGIYDEGVGILAVVAVNNQQLLCVLSQLEGLAQALWLNPPNMGARIITSILCNPALLGEWKQNLKEVVENIMLTKEKVKEKLRLLGTPGSWGHITEQSGTHGYLGLNSQQVEYLVRKKHIYIPKNGQINFSCINANNINYITESINEAVLLTESSEMCLPKEKKP comes from the exons TCTGCATGACAAATGAAGGCCATCCCTGGGTTTCTCTCGTGGTGCAGAAGACTCGACTACAGATTTCACAGGATCCCTCCCTGAATTATGAGTACTTGCCCACCATGGGCCTGAAATCATTCATCCAGGCCTCTCTAGCACTCCTCTTTGGAAAGCACAGCCAAGCCATTGTGGAGAACAGG GTAGGGGGTGTACACACTGTTGGTGACAGTGGTGCCTTCCAGCTTGGCATCCAGTTTCTCAGAGCTTGGCATAAGGATGCTCGTATAGTTTACATCATCTCTTCTCAAAAAG AACTGCATGGACTCATCTTCCAGGACATGGGCTTTACAGTTTATGAATACTCTGTCTGGGACCCCAAGAAGCTATGCATGGACCCCGACATACTCCTCAATGTGGTGGAG AGCAAgcagatattcccattttttgATATTCCCTGTCAAGGTTTATACACCAGTGACTTGGAAGAAGATACTAGAATCTTACAATACTTTGTGTCTCAAGGCTTTGAGTTCTTCTGCAGCCAGTCTCTGTCCAAGAATTTTGGCATTTATG ATGAAGGAGTGGGGATCCTAGCGGTGGTGGCAGTCAACAACCAGCAGCTGCTGTGTGTCCTCTCCCAGCTGGAAGGATTAGCCCAGGCCCTGTGGCTAAACCCCCCCAACATGGGTGCACGCATCATCACCTCCATCCTCTGCAACCCTGCTCTGCTGGGAGAATG GAAGCAGAATCTAAAAGAAGTTGTAGAGAACATCATGCTAACCAAggaaaaagtgaaggagaaactcCGGCTCCTGGGAACCCCTGGGTCCTGGGGTCACATCACCGAGCAGAGTGGGACCCACGGCTATCTTGGACTCAACT CCCAGCAGGTGGAATACCTGGTCAGGAAGAAGCACATCTATATCCCCAAGAACGGTCAGATTAACTTCAGCTGCATCAATGCCAACAACATAAATTACATCACTGAGAGCATCAATGAGGCTGTCCTCCTCACAGAGAGCTCAGAGATGTgtcttccaaaggaaaaaaaaccctga